The Arachis ipaensis cultivar K30076 chromosome B07, Araip1.1, whole genome shotgun sequence genome includes a window with the following:
- the LOC107609383 gene encoding vesicle transport protein GOT1 yields MVSFEMNDRKKIGLGLTGFGIFFSFLGIIFFFDKGLLAMGNILFISGVSLTIGVKSTMQFFTKRSNFKGSISFGIGFLILIMGWPILGMIIEAYGFIVLFSGFWPTLAVFLQKIPILGWLFQQPYVRSLLERYRGRRVPV; encoded by the exons ATGGTTTCCTTTGAGATGAACGATCGCAAAA AGATCGGGTTAGGGTTAACTGGATTTGGTATATTTTTCTCATTCCTTGGGATTATCTTCTTCTTCGACAAGGGATTACTAGCTATGGGAAAT ATCCTGTTTATTTCTGGAGTGTCCTTAACCATTGGTGTGAAATCCACTATGCAATTCTTCACGAAACGAAGTAATTTCAAG GGATCAATCTCGTTTGGCATTGGATTCTTGATTCTCATCATGGGATGGCCTATTTTGGGCATGATCATTGAGGCTTATGGATTCATAGTACTATTCAG TGGTTTCTGGCCCACACTGGCTGTTTTCTTACAGAAGATTCCAATTCTTGGTTGGTTGTTTCAACAGCCATATGTCCGATCG TTGTTGGAACGTTATAGAGGCCGGCGAGTACCCGTGTAA